The Pseudomonas sp. TH06 genome contains the following window.
AGTGAGCCTGCTCGCGATAGCGGTGTGTCAGTGCCATTCACAGTTACTGACACACCGCTATCGCGAGCAGGCTCACTCCTACAGGTTTCGCGTTAGCCGCCAGTTTTTGCGACTAATCCATCCGCCCGGAACATCCCGCGAATGCCGCGTACGGCCTGGCGAATCCGGTCCTGGTTTTCGATCAGCGCAAAACGCACGTGATCATCGCCATACTCACCAAAACCAACTCCCGGCGAGACACAGACCTTGGCTTCGGCCAGCAGCTTCTTGGCAAATTCCAGCGAACCCAGATGCGCATAAGCCTCAGGAATCTTCGCCCAGACATACATCGACGCCTTCGGGTTTTCGACCATCCAGCCCAGCTCATGCAGGCCTTTGACCAACACGTTGCGCCGCTGCCGATACTGCTCGGCAATATCGCGCACGCACTGTTGATCACCTTCCAGCGCAGCAATCGCCGCGACCTGCAGCGGGGTGAACGTGCCGTAGTCGTGGTAGCTCTTGATCCGCGCCAGCGCGTTGACCAGCTCCGGATTGCCGACCATGAAACCGATACGCCAGCCGGCCATGTTGTAGCTCTTGGACAGGGTGAAAAACTCTACCGCGATGTCCTTGGCGCCCGGCACCTGCATGATCGACGGGGCTTTCCAGCCGTCGTAGACGATGTCGGCGTAAGCCAGATCGTGGATCACCAGCACGTCGTACTGCTTGGCGAGGGCAATCACTCGCTCGAAGAAGTCCAGCTCCACGCACTGCGCGGTCGGGTTGGACGGGAAGCCGAGGATCATCATTTTCGGCTTCGGGATCGAGCCGCGAATGGCTCGCTCCAGCTCGGCGAAGAAGTCCACACCGGGCACCAGCGGCACCGAACGCACCTGGGCGCCGGCAATCACCGCACCGTAAATGTGAATCGGATAACTCGGGTTCGGCACCAGCACGGTGTCGCCCTGATCCAGGGTCGCCAGCATCAAATGCGCCAGGCCTTCCTTGGAACCGATGGTGACGATGGCTTCGCTTTCCGGGTCGATGTCGACCGCGTAGCGTTGCTTGTACCAGTTGGAAATCGCCCGGCGCAGGCGTGGAATGCCCTTGGACGTCGAGTAGCCGTGGGTGTCTTCGCGCTGGGCAACTTGTACGAGTTTTTCAACAATGTGCGGCGGCGTGGCCCCGTCGGGGTTGCCCATGCTCAAGTCGATGATGTCTTCACCACGACGCCGCGCGGCCATCTTCAGCTCGGCGGTGATGTTGAAAACGTAAGGGGGGAGTCGATCTATGCGCGCAAAGCGGCGCGGCGAACCTTGTTCAGCCATTGTTGCCTCGGATAACGTAAGCGCCCGGAACCGTCCGAGCGACGCTGGTCACTGCGGTGACCTGTGGGCGAAGATAAGGGCAGTGATGGCAGACTGTCCAGCGTGGACAAGAATAATTTTCCCAAGGAAATGCTTAATGGAATTCACCAGCGGCTTCTTGCTGAGCCTCTCGTTGTGCCTGGATATCGGCGTGGCCAACATCGCAATGATCACGCTGGCGATGCAGCGCGGTTACTTTCAGGGCTTCGCGCTCGGCCTCGGCACCTGCGTTGGTGATCTGATTTATGCCGTGCTGGCGCTGGCCGGGATGACCGTGCTGCTGCAATACGAAAGCGTGCGTTGGGTGTTGTGGATCGGCGGTTCGGCGCTGCTGATCTACTTTGCGGCGAAGATGATTTATTCGGCGATCCATCACGAAGCGCAATTGGCGGCCACGGCCGAAGTGGGGCAGAACTCCCATCGCAAGGAGTTCTTTCGCGGGATCTTCCTGGCGATGTCTTCGCCGAGCGCAATCCTCTGGTTTGCCGCCGTTGGTGGCACGCTGATCGCCCGTTCCGGTGGGGGCGGGCCATTGAGTTCGGCGTTGTTCCTCGGTGGTTTTCTTAGCGCCGGGCTGCTGTGGTCGGCCGGTCTGTGCTTCGCCGCCAGCCACGGTGGCAAGTTGCTGGGTGACAAGCTGTTGCGTTACTCCTACATGGCATCTGCGGCGATCTTCTGCTATTTCGCCGTGTATGTGATCGTATCCGGCTACAACGAGTTTGTCGGGTCCGGTGCCGTCGAGCAGCTGCATTCGCTGTAACCGTGCGAAATGGTTTTGGCTTTCTATACTCCCAGCCGAACCCCTTTTTTGTTCCAGGAGTCGAGTCATGGATGAGCAAAAACGCGTCGAAGTGGCTGAACCTCGCTTCGAACATGGACACTTTCTGCTGATTGCAGGTTTTCGCGGTCGATTTACCCAAGACACTGCAAAAGACATCCCCGCGCTGTGGGAAAAGTTCTTGCCGCATCTGGGAAAGATACAGGGACAAAAAAACGAAGTGACCTACGGGGTCTGCAGCAATTTCGACGGCAAGGGCGGCTTCGATTACATCGCCGGGGTGGAAATCAGCAAGCTCGATGACCTCGACCAGAAGGTGTACCAGTGGGTTGAAGTGCTGCCCCGGCAGTACGCGGTGTTTGAACACAAGGGGCCGCTTGACCAGTTGCCACAGACCTTGCAGTACATCTACAAAACCTGGCTGCCAAGCTCGCACTATGTGGAACTCAACGCCCCGGAGCTGGAACGCTACAGCGCCGATTTCAATCCGAGGTTGCACACCGGCAAGCTGGAAATCTGCGTACCGGTCGACAGCAAAAGAGCCTGAGCACACAACAATGATGCGGATCAATGATCCGCCTCATGCATTCAACCCTGCTTGCCCTTGCCTGTACGTCGCGCCCGCAACAGGTCGATGCCCAGAGTGATAAAGCCGAACGTACTGATGCCCAACACCATCAACAGGCCGATTTCAACGCTGCTCATAAACGGTTCCCCCCACGGGTAATCAGAGACACCCCACAGCAATAGCCGCCCGCGAACCCGAAGAAAAGCGCTTATACGCAGGCTTTACGCTGCCCGTGCGGATCGATATGAACACCTTATTCCTTTATGCTTTCGGCACTTTCTTCTGCTGATTTTCGAGCTGCCATGAACACCGTCATTCGCAACGTCACCGCCGCCGACCTGGATCGCTGCTACGCCATCGAAACCGTTGCCTACGAAGGCGACGAAGCCGCCACCCGCGAAAAGATCGCCACGCGCATTGCCACCTGGCCCGAGGGTTTTGTCGTGGCCGAAGTGGACGGCGTGGTCGCCGGTTTCGTTAACTCGGGCGCGGCGTTTGATGTGCTGATGTCGGACGAGGCATTCAAGGAGTTGATCGGCCACGATCCGGCGGGGCCGAACGTGGTGATCATGTCAGTGGTGGTCCACCCGGATTATCAGGGGCAGGGCTTGGCCAAGCGCTTGATGGGCGAGTTCATCGAGCGTATGCGCGGGATGGACAAGGCGACGATTCATTTGATGTGCAAGGAGAAACATATTCCGCTGTATGCCGGTTTCGGCTTCGCTTACATCAAACCCTCGGAGTCCGACCACGGCGGCATGGCGTGGCACGAGATGATCCTCACTCTCTGAACCGGCACCCATCTCAACCTGTAGGAGTGAGCCTGCTCGCGATAGCGGAGTGTCAGTTACCGTAAATGTCACTGATTGACGGCTATCGCGAGCAGGCTCACTCCTACAGGGGACCGCGTTCAGTCAGTAAAGGTTGTCCAGCACCCGTTTTGGCGCTTCGCGGTCGTAACTGTCCGCGTCGAACTGGCCGTCGTTCAAGCGCTTGTGAAAGGCCCCGGCCGTCGGCAACGCCGAACGCGGTAAATGCGTTTCAGGGTTCCACGCATCCGAGCGCACAAACGCTTTCGAGCAATGAAAGAACGCCGCTTCCACCGTCACCAGCAACACGGTTTTCGCTGGTTTGCCATTCACCGCAAAGCTTTCCAGCAGTTCAGGCTCAGCGCTGATCTGCGCCGTGCCATTGACCCGCAAGGTCTCGCCAATCCCCGGAATGATGAACAGCAGCGACACCCGTGGATCGTGCAGGACATTGCGCAAGGTATCGATGCGGTTGTTGCCCGGGCGATCCGGCAGGGCCAGGGTGCGTTCGTCGATGATCCGCACAAACCCCGGCGCATCGCCACGCGGTGAATTGTCGAGGCCATCGGCGCCGACCGAACTGACCACCACCAAGGGCGAGACGCGCACCATCGCCTGATAGTCGTCGTTGAGAAAGGTGATCTGCTTGCGCACCGCACGTTCGTGGGGCAATCCGTAAATAGCTTCCAGTGCTTCGATTGAGTCGATCATCGTGTTCCCCTCGATGACTTAGAAAAACAGCCCCATGCGCCGTTCGTAACCGATCCGGCCCTTGTACGCTTCGCCGCTATCGACGTAGCCGTGTTTGGCGTACAGCGCGATGGCGGCGTCGTTGTCGGCGTCCACCGACAATTCCAGTCCTTTGATCTCCGGCCACGCCTGACGCGCGACTTCGGGCAATGCTTGCAGACACGCCTTGCCGTAACCCTTGCCCTGGGCGCGATGATCGACCTGCAACGCATGCAATGTGGCGCTGTGTTCGTCGGCCCAGGCGGGCAAGACCGGCGGGCGTTTGAGCAACAGGAACGCCACCGGCACGTCATCGGCCAACAGCGCAAAACCCTTCACGCCCGGGCCGGGTTTCGACAGCAAGGTGTGCAGGGCGCCGTGGATATCGCCGGAAAACTTGATCTGTTCGGGATGGATCTCAATCGCCTCGACTTGCTGACGCTGTAAAGCGTTCAGGCTGTCGTACGGCACGAGTTGGGCTGACACGGGAATTTCCTTTTTCCTACAAAGATGAGCCTCGGATTCTAGCGATTTTGTCTGCGGCGGAAATTTTTTGTTTCGTCTGTCGATCTGTCCATTCACCGAGCGACTAAAGGTGTCTTCACAACAAAAACCACGGAGAACACCATGAGTGCGCAAAGCGATATCCAGACCCTGATCAACACCTACCGCGAAGCCGTCATGACCAAGGACGTCGAGAAAGTCATGGCGCTGTACGCCGACGACATCGTCTCCTTCGATGCGATCAAGGCCCTGCAATTCAAGGGCAAACCGGCCTACCGCGCCCATTGGGTGGCATGCATGGAAATGTGCCCCGGCCCGCACATTTTCGAATTCCACGAAATCGCCATCGAGAGCGCCGACAACATCGCTTTCGCCCACTGGGTGGCCAATTGCGGCGGCACCAATGACAAGGGCGAAACCCAGAGCTGCTGGATGCGCGTCACCGCGTGCTATCGGCAAGTCGCTGGGCAGTGGCGGATCGTCCATGAGCACTGGTCGGCGCCGTTCGATCCGATGAGCGGCGCGACGCTGTTTGATGTGCAACCCTGATCTTCAGCCATAGTTGATCCGTTCGAATCAGGAGAACGCCATGAAATATCTATGCCTGGTCTACAGCGATGAGCGCCTGCTGCATTCCTCGCCCGACAGCCCGGAAGACGCCGAATGCTGGGCTTACGCCGAGTCGATTCAAGGCAGCGGGCGGATGGTTGCCGCCGAAGCGCTTGAGTCGGTGCAGACTGCGACCACCGTGCGCATGCGTAACGGCAAACTGTCGATCACCGACGGTCCGTTCGCTGAAACCAAGGAGCAGTTGGCCGGGTTCTACCTGATCGATGCCAAGGATCTCAACGAAGCGATTCAGGTCGCCGGGAACATTCCGGCGGCCCGGGTCGGCAGCGTTGAAGTGCGTCCCGTGCGGCAGTTGAATGTCTGAGGTCCGGGCGCGGGTCGAGCAGGTCTATCGCGAAGACTCGCGGCGGATCCTGGCGACGCTGATTCGCCTGCTCGGCGATTTCGACTTGGCCGAAGAAGCCTTGCATGAGGCGTTCTTCGTCGCGGTCGAGCGCTGGCAGCGCGACGGCGTGCCCGACAACCCGCGCACCTGGCTGGTGTCCACCGGGCGCTTCAAGGCCATCGATGTGTTGCGCCGACGGGCGCGCTTCAAGGCCTCGCAGCCCTTGCTGTTGGCGCAACTTGAAGAGCTGGAACAGTCCGACTGGAGTGGCGAAGACGTGGAAGACGATCGCCTGCGGCTGATCTTCACCTGTTGTCACCCGGCACTGGCGGCGGATGCGCAAGTGCCGCTGACCTTGCGTGAAGTCTGCGACCTGACCACCGAAGAGATCGCCCGGGCGTTTCTCTCGGCGCCGGCGGCGATTGCCCAGCGCATCGTGCGGGCGAAAGCGAAAATTCGTGACGCGAAAATCCCCTATCAAGTACCGAGCCTGAGCGAACTACCCGAACGTCTCGACAGTGTGTTGCGGGTGATTTATCTGGTGTTCAACGAGGGGTATTCGGCGTCGGTCGGCGCTGAGTTGACCCGCGAAGATCTGACGCGTGAAGCGATCCGGCTGGGGCGTTTGTTGATGGAGTTGCTGCCGGAGCCGGAAGTGATGGGGCTGTTGGCGATGATGCTGCTGCATGAGTCGCGACGGTCGGCGCGCACTTCGCCCAGTGGGGAGCTGGTGCTGCTGGATGATC
Protein-coding sequences here:
- the alaC gene encoding alanine transaminase, which gives rise to MAEQGSPRRFARIDRLPPYVFNITAELKMAARRRGEDIIDLSMGNPDGATPPHIVEKLVQVAQREDTHGYSTSKGIPRLRRAISNWYKQRYAVDIDPESEAIVTIGSKEGLAHLMLATLDQGDTVLVPNPSYPIHIYGAVIAGAQVRSVPLVPGVDFFAELERAIRGSIPKPKMMILGFPSNPTAQCVELDFFERVIALAKQYDVLVIHDLAYADIVYDGWKAPSIMQVPGAKDIAVEFFTLSKSYNMAGWRIGFMVGNPELVNALARIKSYHDYGTFTPLQVAAIAALEGDQQCVRDIAEQYRQRRNVLVKGLHELGWMVENPKASMYVWAKIPEAYAHLGSLEFAKKLLAEAKVCVSPGVGFGEYGDDHVRFALIENQDRIRQAVRGIRGMFRADGLVAKTGG
- a CDS encoding LysE family transporter; its protein translation is MEFTSGFLLSLSLCLDIGVANIAMITLAMQRGYFQGFALGLGTCVGDLIYAVLALAGMTVLLQYESVRWVLWIGGSALLIYFAAKMIYSAIHHEAQLAATAEVGQNSHRKEFFRGIFLAMSSPSAILWFAAVGGTLIARSGGGGPLSSALFLGGFLSAGLLWSAGLCFAASHGGKLLGDKLLRYSYMASAAIFCYFAVYVIVSGYNEFVGSGAVEQLHSL
- a CDS encoding GyrI-like domain-containing protein, whose product is MDEQKRVEVAEPRFEHGHFLLIAGFRGRFTQDTAKDIPALWEKFLPHLGKIQGQKNEVTYGVCSNFDGKGGFDYIAGVEISKLDDLDQKVYQWVEVLPRQYAVFEHKGPLDQLPQTLQYIYKTWLPSSHYVELNAPELERYSADFNPRLHTGKLEICVPVDSKRA
- a CDS encoding N-acetyltransferase, with product MNTVIRNVTAADLDRCYAIETVAYEGDEAATREKIATRIATWPEGFVVAEVDGVVAGFVNSGAAFDVLMSDEAFKELIGHDPAGPNVVIMSVVVHPDYQGQGLAKRLMGEFIERMRGMDKATIHLMCKEKHIPLYAGFGFAYIKPSESDHGGMAWHEMILTL
- a CDS encoding pyridoxamine 5'-phosphate oxidase family protein produces the protein MIDSIEALEAIYGLPHERAVRKQITFLNDDYQAMVRVSPLVVVSSVGADGLDNSPRGDAPGFVRIIDERTLALPDRPGNNRIDTLRNVLHDPRVSLLFIIPGIGETLRVNGTAQISAEPELLESFAVNGKPAKTVLLVTVEAAFFHCSKAFVRSDAWNPETHLPRSALPTAGAFHKRLNDGQFDADSYDREAPKRVLDNLY
- a CDS encoding GNAT family N-acetyltransferase gives rise to the protein MSAQLVPYDSLNALQRQQVEAIEIHPEQIKFSGDIHGALHTLLSKPGPGVKGFALLADDVPVAFLLLKRPPVLPAWADEHSATLHALQVDHRAQGKGYGKACLQALPEVARQAWPEIKGLELSVDADNDAAIALYAKHGYVDSGEAYKGRIGYERRMGLFF
- a CDS encoding nuclear transport factor 2 family protein → MSAQSDIQTLINTYREAVMTKDVEKVMALYADDIVSFDAIKALQFKGKPAYRAHWVACMEMCPGPHIFEFHEIAIESADNIAFAHWVANCGGTNDKGETQSCWMRVTACYRQVAGQWRIVHEHWSAPFDPMSGATLFDVQP
- a CDS encoding YciI family protein — protein: MKYLCLVYSDERLLHSSPDSPEDAECWAYAESIQGSGRMVAAEALESVQTATTVRMRNGKLSITDGPFAETKEQLAGFYLIDAKDLNEAIQVAGNIPAARVGSVEVRPVRQLNV
- a CDS encoding RNA polymerase sigma factor gives rise to the protein MSEVRARVEQVYREDSRRILATLIRLLGDFDLAEEALHEAFFVAVERWQRDGVPDNPRTWLVSTGRFKAIDVLRRRARFKASQPLLLAQLEELEQSDWSGEDVEDDRLRLIFTCCHPALAADAQVPLTLREVCDLTTEEIARAFLSAPAAIAQRIVRAKAKIRDAKIPYQVPSLSELPERLDSVLRVIYLVFNEGYSASVGAELTREDLTREAIRLGRLLMELLPEPEVMGLLAMMLLHESRRSARTSPSGELVLLDDQNRAQWDADLMAEGCALVERALTTRRFGPYCLQAAIAAVHAEAPTAEETDWQQIVGLYDVLLRAMPSPVIELNRAVAVAKRDGALAGLNLIEGILDRGDLQDYHLAHSARAEFCRQLGRVEAARSAYLRALALTRQEPERRFIERRLHELNITDTSL